One window of Nicotiana tomentosiformis chromosome 11, ASM39032v3, whole genome shotgun sequence genomic DNA carries:
- the LOC104109746 gene encoding uncharacterized protein: MAKSSKGEPHFSLVYGTEALIRLEVGEPTLQYFQADQEANNEALLVKLELLDKRKDLAHNRRANLCYFKVGDLILRKVTQNTRELNTGKLGPTWEGPYQFLVVTEKGSYELENQDGVKLPSNWNVTYHRRYYC, translated from the coding sequence ATGGCCAAGTCGAGCAAGGGGGAGCCACATTTCTCTCTCGTATACGGCACAGAAGCTTTGATCCGGCtggaagtaggagaaccgacCTTGCAGTACTTCCAGGCGGATCAAGAAGCAAATAATGAGGCATTGCTGGTCAAACTAGAGCTGCTTGACAAACGCAAGGACTTGGCGCATAACCGGAGGGCCAATCTATGCTATTTTAAAGTGGGAGACTTGATTTTAAGGAAAGTGACTCAGAACACCCGGGAACTCAACACGGGAAAGCtgggtccaacatgggaaggcccttatcAATTTTTAGTTGTCACTGAGAAAGGGTCATATGAGCTAGAGAACCAAGACGGAGTCAAATTGCCGAGCAACTGGAATGTGACTTACCATAGAAGGTATTACTGCTGA
- the LOC104109743 gene encoding uncharacterized protein → MAVDMNIKELLVIGNFDLLRHQVQGEWSTKNVKILPYLHRVKELCKEHPDKNYINSIEVEIRYKRAYYFHIDKEPDGKPWYHDIKRFLKIREYPESATNSQKQPLRRLANHFFLNGKVLYRRTPNMGMLRCVDATEATRLLEEMNAGICGPHMNGFTLAKKIIRDRYFWMTMESDSIRYV, encoded by the exons ATGGCAGTTGACATGAACATCAAAGAGCTTTTGGTCATAGGGAATTTTGATCTATTAAGACACCAAGTTCAAGGGGAATGGTctaccaagaatgtcaagatccTTCCATATCTGCACCGTGTAAAAGAGTTATGCAAGGAG CATCCAGATAAGAATTACATCAACTCTATCGAGGTAGAAATCAGATATAAACGTGCGTACTATTTTCATATTGACAAAGAGCCAGATGGTAAACCGTGGTACCACGATATCAAAAGGTTCCTCAAAATAAGAGAGTATCCAGAGAGTGCTACTAATAGCCAAAAGCAACCACTCAGAAGGCTGGCAAATCACTTTTTCCTCAATGGGAAAGTCCTATATAGGAGGACCCCAAACATGGGTATGTTAAGATGTGTAGATGCCACTGAAGCAACCAGATTGTTAGAAGAAATGAATGCAGGAATATGTGGACCCCACATGAACGGCTTCACCTTGGCCAAGAAGATCATAAGAGacagatacttttggatgaccatggaaagtgATAGTATCCGCTATGTGTAA